CTACGTATGGATAGGTCTCCAATCCGAAGGAGGTATCGATGCCGCGCGCCGATACTGCGCACGCCTCAGGGAATCTGCGCAGCGTGACTGTGGCTTCCTTGCATCATGTGGTGCGGCACCACCACGCGCGTGCGCACGTGCCGATGAGCGAACGGCGCGATCGGTTGCCTAGCACCTATTGGTAGGCGCGAGCGACGGTCGGTAGATGTATTGGCCCCAATGCACCGACGCGCGTGCGATACGCAGCGTATTCCGGAAACACTGCCGTCAGAACATCCTCTTCATATCTGATACGCGCCCATGTCATCGCGAACCAGATCACCATGAGGATCGCGACCTGGATCGTCGGGTGTTGAATCGTGATACCCGCGTAGCTCAGCGTGTATGCCAGGTAAAGTGGGTGTCGCGCGATCGCATACGGTCCCCGCGTAACCAGCCCACGCGCCGCCGGCTCGAGACTGATCGAGGACCGGAGATACCACAGTCCCCACGCAGACATGCACGCACCGCTGAAGACGAGAATGTTGCCCGTCGGCACGGCCCAATGTGCGATCGTCGGAAACGTACGCGTGACCGGCGTCAGCCACGACGGCTCCCGTGATGCCGCAAATGCCAGAAACAGTGGCACCGCGAACGTCCCGCCGTACGCCGCGATCCGCGGACCGAGCCCGCGCACGGAAGCGCGTGCACGTCGCCGGCCGAGGAACGCAAGTCCGGCCGCCACCTCGTACGCGAATACCGGTATCAGCGCCAACGACACCGCCGGAGCGATTCGAACATCCCACGCGGCAAGCGCGAGGAATGCAAGAAATCCCACGATGTCGGACCAGTGTCGGCCGGCCGCGTTCGCCGACGCTTCGTCGTGGACCACCACCCGGGTAGCTGGCGCCGCGCTCGCTGTCGCAGCGGGGGGCGTTACGGGAGTCGAATTGCGCATCGTTTTCCTGAAGGAGCCTGTAGCATCACTTCGTGAGCGCGCGGTCTCGCATCAACGCTTGTTGCCTTGCGTGTTGCTCGAGGCTGCCGAGTGGCAACGCGGCGATGGACCGAAGAAGAATGTAACGTGCTGGAAAGCGGAATGCGATGCGGTTCCAGCGCCTATTCGGGCAGTCTTTCCATTGTACTTGCGCCCTCCATCATCCTCCGCTCACTTCCGCCGTCCCGGCATTCGGCGCGGATGACGAGTTGCCGGCGCCAGGACAGTCGTTATTTCTACGCGTCGCGCGGTGCGAGCCCGAGCATCCTTCGCATCATCGCTCCCAACGGCAAGCTGCCCTGCGCAGCCTCGCCGTACTCCACCGCATGGACCAGCGCAACGCCGTCGCGGGGCCTCAGGTCCGGCTCCTTCGCGAGGCAGCTCATCACCAGCTTGCAGAACCAGGCCGGTGTCCCGGTCTGATGCGTCGACAGCGAGACGGGACGCTCGGCGATCTGGGCGGCAATCAGTCTCTGTGCCGTATGCGCAGTCGGAAAAGGATGATGTCCGGCAATCATTTCGTACGTCACAACGCCCCACGAATACACGTCGGTGCGAGCATCTATCGCGTCGCCGCATGCCTGCTCCGGCGCCATGTAAGCCGGCGTGCCGAGCGACGTCCCGAGGCTCGTGAGCGTTGGATCCGCCGCCTCCGTCCGTGCCTCGTGCAGCGCGTGCGCGATCCCGAAATCCGTGACGGAGGCCGCGCCGCCCGTCAGCAGGATGTTATCCGGCTTGATGTCGCGATGCACCATCTCCGCATCGTGCGCCGCTGCAAGCGCCTTCGCAACGTCGCCCGCAAGTTGGACCGCCTCCGCGTACGGAACGCGCCCGCGTCCGAGCCGCACCCGCAACGACTCGCCGCGCACGAATGGCATTATGTAGTAAGGGATCTCGTCGGTCGTGTGGCCCGCCGAAAGCACAGGCACGATGTGCGGGCTCTGCAACGTCGCTGCAGCGTGTACTTCGCGCGAGAAGCGTTGCACCGATACTCCGGATGCAAGCTCCGGGAGGAGCGCCTTGATGACAACCTGTCGGCCAAGACTTGTGTCGTCCGCAAGAAAGACGCGCGACATGCCGCCACCGCCGAGCTCGGCGCCCAGCGTGTACGCATCGCCGAGTGCGCTCTGCAACGACTCGCGCAGGTCCACAGTCACTTCCGATACCAGACCCGGAGAAACTGATACCACTCGTTCACCGACGTCATCGCCTCCTCCGTCTCGACCCGTCCGTCGTTGGTCCCCTCGCTCCTGTCCAGCGTGATGTTGGGGAGCACGACGGTTTCGACGTTCGTGGCCTCGATGCCGTTCGCTTCGATCCACTCATTCGCAGCCGCGACCGCCGCGTCGAAGTTCTCCATCTGATCAGCGTGAAGCATGCCGCGCTTGATGAGGTGTGGCGCGAAGTCGTGATAGGCGATCATTGTCCGGTCGTTGGTTGCGGCGGTGACGGAGCCGGGCCGCTGTCAGCCTTCTGCGCCACGCCCATCTCCTTGAGTTTCCTGCCCAGTACCTGCTCGGCCTGCTCGTAAGTCGCGTGCAGGTCGTTTTCCGACGTCACGACTTCGCGCAGATAATTGTCGGCGCTGCGCACAGCCAGGTCGGCGTCGCCAGGCTTGAAGTTGCTGGCCTGCATCATCGACTGGAAGCCGGCACGACTGTCTTCCCGGAATCGGTCCTGGAGCGTGTACGTCAGCGAAAGTGCGCGCACCGTCTCGTAGTCGAGATGCGTCAGCGCGCCGGTCAGGGTCGCGGTCTGCCACGCTGTCTGCAGCAGGAAGGGAGGGCGCAGGCCGTCGATTCCTACCGAGCTCTGAAATTCCGCCTGCGTGCGTATCGAGTGCGACTTCTCCGCCTTCTGCAGTATCGAGCGAAGTCCTTCGTGATACAATAGAATGTCATCTACGCGCGCCTCGTTCTGTCGTATCTCCGTCGCGAAATTGGACATGGATTCGGTCGCGAGCTCGCGCGCTGCTCTGCGCTGCTTCCACTGATCCACCCACAGCGCCAGAAGAATGCTCACAGTCACGGCAATGGACTGAACTATCACCTCTGCCAGCCACGCAGGTTTGCGCATGATTACAGCGATCTGCGTGGCAACGACTACTTGAGCGGATACCCCGGGTCCGACGGCAGCTTGCCGTCGATCCTGAGAACCTTCGAGTTGGACGTTACCGCCGAAGCGAGAACGAAGGTAATCGATCCGGGAACGTTGTCCACGAGATTGATGGCCATGTCCGAGCTGTACACGATCTTGGGACCGCCGGCCACTTCGGCGCGGAACATCTTGCCGATCCAGTACTGCCTGAACTGGTCCTCGTCCATGCGATAGATCAGATCCAGCACCACGGCCCGCTCGGGCGCAACCGGCGCGCGAACGAGCAGCGTGATCTTGGACCGGTCAGGCCAGAACTGTTGCTGGCCCAGAAATATCCTGCGCAGCTCGGCGAACGAGATATCCGATACGGTGCTGTGTGGATTCACGACGATCGCGATCGCCTGCCTGCCTGCCGCTGTTGCCTGCGCATCCGATCTGGTGAACGGCATGCACAACATCGTCGCGCACAACATGATGATCCGCGCCGTCGTCAAGCGGGGTGCGCCGGTGCAGGCTCGCTGAAGGGCGTACTGGATGGTCGTCACGGCTGCATCGGGTTATGGTCGCCGCCGCCGAGGTCGGGAACGGTGAAGCTCGCCTGCACGTACGCGCCATTGGACCAGTCGTGGGTCTCGAACCTCTCACGCCGGTATTCAGCCTTGAGCGCGGCGAACGACGTGAAGTCGTACCGCACTCCCGCGATTCCGCCATCGTAACCCAGTGCAAGTGGCGCAAACACCACGTCGCCCGCAGCAATGTCCGTCCGCTCGGCGCGTATGTACGGCTTCCACTGATGGGCCGCGCCGGTGAGACGGTAGGCAAGCTGCGCGTAGCCGGCGTGATTGTGCGTGGTCGCGCCGCCGGTGACGGGCGTGTGATCGATCATCACATATTCCGCGATGAACTCCGGCCGCTCGCGCTGCCACGCGATGTACGCCGAGGAGATGCCCTCGGTGGATTCCGGGCCGCTCGCCTCGCTCACACGATCGTGATAGTAATCGGCGCCGACCTGCATCCCGAACAATGCTGCCGGATGTGCCGACACCGCCAGCGTCCAGGCACGATTGCCATTCACGTCGCCAGCGTCGCCGCCGCGCGAGATGACACTGCCGCGTCCATTACCGACGCCGGCCGAGTACTGAAGGCCTAGATCCTCCGACGGAATATTTCCCTCCACGAATGCACCGACGAAATGCGTCGGGATGAGCTGACTTCCAAACTTGATCATTTCCGGGCGCGACACCGTGGTCTGCAACCACGTTCCGTGATGAAAGGTGGTGTTCCAGTATCCCACGGGAGTATGGTAGCGGCCGACGGAAAGCTTTACCGCATCACTGAAGTCGTAACGCAGGATCGAGCGCTCGACCTCGAAGGCATAACCTGTTGGTTGCGCCGTGGCGCTGAACTCACCGAAGTAATTGAGCCGGTCGTTGAAGGATACGATAATGTGGCCGACCAGCTGGCCGAGCTCGAATCCCGATGGGATCTTTCGGTCGGTGGCGACGTAGGACGCGTCGCCGAAGAGCATCGCGCGCACTTGCGGAATTACCGGGCCGGATGGCTGTGGTGTGGAGACGGTATCCTGTGCATCCGCCACTTGCATCGGCGCCAGGCACATCAGGAGGACTACGACCGCGATCGGAGTGCGCATGTCCGGAGACGAATGTGGGGCCTGCCTTACACGCCGCAAACTTATGGGTGTCGCGCTGCGACGGCAAGCGAGGCTGGCGGACCACCGGCGCCTCGTACCGCCGGTGGCCCGCGCCGACACGTCATCCCGTTGCCATGCTCGCGTCGCTCGCGATGATGAGACCACCGGTGTAAGCGACGTACGGCACCGTGACTGACGTTGTAGTGGTCGTTCCGCTGAGGAGGGTCGTGGAATCCTCGCTGCCGTAGGACCCGTTGACGGTCGCAACCTCCACGTTGAGGCCCAAAGCGGCGCTGACCACCTCCTTGACCGTACTCGACGATTGCTCGATAACCGCGCGCGAGACGGTTTGGCTTCCGGGAGCACTCGTACGGCTGACTTCGAAGAGATACTGTTTTACGCCTGCCGCAAGCGTGAAGTCATGCTGCCCCGAATAATGGCAGACCTTGATCGGAAGCGAAGGAGGATCGGGCAGCGTAGAGAGATTTTCAGGCTTACCTGTAATTGTCACGTCGCCCGAGACTTCGACGTGAAGAGCCATCGCCGGGTCGACGTTCGCAGACAGGATGAACGGCGGGCCCAGATCGCCAGACAGGTCTCCCACCGGTTTGCCGCCTTGCTGCAGCCGAACGGTAAACCGTCCGACGGCGCCGGTAGCATTCCTGTAACCCGTCACATCGGACGCGTCGAACTGGAACAGATTGAAGATGAAAGTGCGGCTGGTGCCTGTGATCGGCTGCGGCGGAGCTGGCGCACCCTTGGGTACGACAGGTGGCTGCGTCG
The window above is part of the Gemmatimonadota bacterium genome. Proteins encoded here:
- a CDS encoding methyltransferase, whose product is MRNSTPVTPPAATASAAPATRVVVHDEASANAAGRHWSDIVGFLAFLALAAWDVRIAPAVSLALIPVFAYEVAAGLAFLGRRRARASVRGLGPRIAAYGGTFAVPLFLAFAASREPSWLTPVTRTFPTIAHWAVPTGNILVFSGACMSAWGLWYLRSSISLEPAARGLVTRGPYAIARHPLYLAYTLSYAGITIQHPTIQVAILMVIWFAMTWARIRYEEDVLTAVFPEYAAYRTRVGALGPIHLPTVARAYQ
- a CDS encoding serine/threonine-protein kinase, which encodes MVSVSPGLVSEVTVDLRESLQSALGDAYTLGAELGGGGMSRVFLADDTSLGRQVVIKALLPELASGVSVQRFSREVHAAATLQSPHIVPVLSAGHTTDEIPYYIMPFVRGESLRVRLGRGRVPYAEAVQLAGDVAKALAAAHDAEMVHRDIKPDNILLTGGAASVTDFGIAHALHEARTEAADPTLTSLGTSLGTPAYMAPEQACGDAIDARTDVYSWGVVTYEMIAGHHPFPTAHTAQRLIAAQIAERPVSLSTHQTGTPAWFCKLVMSCLAKEPDLRPRDGVALVHAVEYGEAAQGSLPLGAMMRRMLGLAPRDA